From the genome of Gossypium hirsutum isolate 1008001.06 unplaced genomic scaffold, Gossypium_hirsutum_v2.1 scaffold_438, whole genome shotgun sequence:
AAAAGGCCTTGAATTTTACCTTCTGCTAAACTTTAGGTATTATGGGGGATGGGCAGCACCTAATATATACTTCTTGGGGTATGCTGTGGTTGTGAAGTTTGGCAATATCCGTATCGATGGACTTTCCGGAATTTACAATGCGCGTAATTATTGTTTAGGTTGGGTATGAAGTTCTTTTCTTGTCTATTCTATGTTTATTCTGGAGTTCTTTTAATGGTGATTGTATATTTACTGCAAGCGAGTGTCAGATATGTTATATTGATTCTTATTTAGGGTGGAGAGTCGAAGCTTTGAAACTGAAATGAATTAGCTTTTCCTTGAGCAGGACACCATGAAATGCCACCTTGTAATGACAATACTATCAGGTCTGTGTATCATGTTCGGGAGTACGATGTTCACAAGCTCATGCTCCTAGAGAAACTGATTGATATTTTCCTTTCACACGATTGGCCGCTCAGCATCACTGATTATGGGAACTGGCAACAACTTGTTTGCTGCAAAAAAACATTTCAAAGGTGAGGTAATTATATTCAATTGGTGGAAATGGACATATGTGATAGAATGAAAATCTTCATATCAAGCGTCTTCAGTTTTCTTGTTGACCATTCCTGGTTGCTTGTTGGTTGACACATATTTCCTAGATCCAGCAAGGAACTCTTGGAATCAAACCTGCTGCTCAGCTGCTCAAAAAACTCAGACCATCGTATTGGTTTTCGGCTCACTTGCACTGCAAATTCACCGCTCTTGTTGAACATGAAGAGGGTGGTCGAGTGACAAAATTTCTTGCACTCAATAAATGCCTCCAGGGCGCAAGTTCTTGCAGGTATCTGTCATATGTTCTGACCATTTCATTTAGGTTCTTTCTTTTGGTCTTTGCTGGAAGCTAATAAATGAATTCTGGCTTTCTCTGATCTTTTAGGTTGTTGATATTGATCTGAtctaggaccttatgaggttcaGTACGATGAAGAATGGCTGGCAATAACACGGAAATTGAACTGTCTTTCCTTTGACCTTCCGATGTGGAGACATTGGGTGTGTGTATATATGACATTTTTGTTTTGACCATGCCACTCAtctcactctctctctctcttgggTGGGGTGGACTaatgttttatttgaaaatgtgcaattttctatttttgcaAGGACTATTACTCTACAAGAACTTGTGAGCTGACAACTGCTGTTCTAATAGGTAGGAGAACAAAGCTCGACATGCAAGATTGTTGTCAATGGGTTAAGAGCAGGATGGAAGACAGAGGAGCCAAACCTTGTGAATTTTCTCAAACAGCTCCACCTCACAAACCCTTTGATTCTTACTTTTTCTGGTAAATAATATGGTGATATTTTGATGCTTTTCCTTCTTTGAGCTGCTAATAGTATCTCCATTAATGGTTCTATCTTTTGGATTTAAGAAACTTACCATATATGTTTGCATATTTATACCATAGGCATCTCAATATTACTGTCACAGTGGTTATGAAACACTATCCTtcattttttatcttcttttagcTCAATTAATTGTTGGTTAGTGAATGCGttcttttttatttagatttgcaACTAGAATAATCATGACTTTTGCAATTTGTTTTTGCtcgatttcttttttaattattaaaattttctcaccTTTTGTAGGTTCTCCCCGTAATCCTCAGATTGTATCTTTTTTGGAATTACTAGATCTTCCTTATGTTCTTGATAATGCATCGGACTCCAGGGATACTCCTTCTTCATTGCCTCAAAAGGGTAAAGAGTTTTCTATTTACCTTGTCCCACTCAGTTTTGATGCCTTGTCCCTTTATACGGTAGTTAATCTTCATTGTGATGCAGTCAAACCTAGAGTATACATGAATCTAGGAATACCTTTTGCTTCTCGTGTTTAATATGGTGCTAATGCTCTCCAATATAGTTTAATGGGATAGATAATTGATCATTTGCTTTCAACCAAGGTAGAACATTGAATACGCCTAATGTTTTGAGCTTTGTGCATATCATACGTAATGCTAT
Proteins encoded in this window:
- the LOC121226793 gene encoding lariat debranching enzyme-like isoform X2 gives rise to the protein MWRHWVGEQSSTCKIVVNGLRAGWKTEEPNLVNFLKQLHLTNPLILTFSGSPRNPQIVSFLELLDLPYVLDNASDSRDTPSSLPQKDDYSEDIPNEDEIDLADDAERNNENRCS